Proteins found in one Fervidobacterium sp. genomic segment:
- a CDS encoding diphthine--ammonia ligase, which yields MFYNGTITEVPVVFSSWSGGKDSALSFYKAKEFFGKVDYIFTMFDENCQRTRAHGLKPEIIRMQSESIGVPLIHGCASWESYEAIFSSILEKHFSGGVGVFGDIDLQEHLDWIVRVCNQKNVNVFEPLWKKSREEIFNEFIKLGFKARVVAVKKGFEQLLGKELDENFVEFANSLGADLCGENGEYHTLVYDGPIFSFPLPIDKIYREHIKGE from the coding sequence ATGTTTTACAATGGTACAATAACCGAAGTTCCAGTAGTTTTTTCTTCGTGGAGTGGAGGTAAAGATAGTGCGCTTTCGTTTTACAAGGCAAAAGAATTCTTTGGGAAAGTTGATTACATCTTTACAATGTTTGATGAAAATTGCCAACGTACAAGAGCACATGGATTAAAACCAGAGATTATTAGAATGCAGTCGGAAAGTATCGGAGTACCACTGATACATGGTTGTGCATCTTGGGAAAGTTATGAAGCAATTTTCAGTAGTATACTTGAAAAACACTTCTCAGGTGGTGTTGGTGTCTTTGGTGACATTGACCTTCAAGAACATTTAGATTGGATAGTTCGTGTATGCAATCAAAAGAATGTGAACGTTTTCGAACCACTCTGGAAAAAATCAAGGGAAGAGATATTTAACGAGTTTATTAAACTCGGGTTCAAAGCAAGAGTAGTTGCTGTCAAAAAAGGATTTGAACAGTTGCTTGGAAAAGAGTTAGACGAAAATTTTGTTGAATTTGCCAATAGTTTAGGAGCAGATCTATGTGGTGAAAATGGTGAATACCACACACTTGTCTACGATGGTCCAATATTCTCTTTTCCACTCCCGATAGATAAGATATATCGCGAGCATATAAAAGGAGAATGA
- a CDS encoding cobyric acid synthase encodes MSKSIVILGTMSSAGKSTIVAGLCRLFANMGIRVAPFKSQNMSNNAAVCKDGGEIGRAQYLQAIACKIEPTVDMNPILLKPEGNSKSQVIVRGKVWDTISAVSYYERKKYLWNIVVESIENLKSNYELIVVEGAGSPVELNLKDNDIVNMAIAKYLNAPTYLVGDIDRGGIFAQLLGTYWLLEDDEKSLIKGFIVNKFRGDLALFKSGIEIVEQRSKVPVVGVVPYVDLILPQEDSTTLDQLSKYEGKIDICVVAYPHISNFDDFDALKMEKNVRLRFVSNVRDFANPDVVILPGSKNTIRDLIWLKLSGFENVLRNYLKNGGKLIGICGGYQMLGKKIYNPHKIESEIREIDGLGFLNIQTTFKNKKTTRQICARMIKDIGFFTESLLEGYEIHLGQTENLDDNYIFEMQIDGKLVKDGAFDTDFKVWGTYIHGIFNNDDFRGKFLQSLGIEKSNMSYKDFLESTLEKLAQVIEKNVDIQKILNDAKIY; translated from the coding sequence ATGAGTAAATCTATAGTGATCTTAGGCACAATGTCATCCGCAGGCAAAAGCACAATAGTAGCCGGATTATGTAGGTTGTTTGCCAACATGGGTATAAGGGTAGCACCTTTTAAATCACAGAACATGTCAAACAATGCCGCCGTTTGTAAAGATGGTGGAGAGATAGGCAGAGCGCAGTATCTGCAAGCAATTGCTTGCAAAATAGAACCAACCGTTGACATGAACCCAATTCTACTGAAACCAGAAGGAAATTCAAAATCACAAGTCATTGTTAGGGGTAAAGTGTGGGACACAATATCTGCTGTAAGCTATTATGAACGTAAAAAATACTTGTGGAATATTGTTGTAGAGTCGATTGAGAATTTGAAATCAAATTACGAACTTATCGTTGTTGAAGGAGCTGGTAGTCCTGTAGAACTCAATTTGAAAGACAATGATATCGTTAATATGGCAATAGCTAAGTACTTAAACGCCCCTACATATTTGGTCGGAGATATAGATCGCGGAGGTATTTTTGCTCAGCTTTTGGGAACTTACTGGCTTTTGGAAGACGACGAGAAAAGTTTGATAAAAGGTTTCATCGTAAACAAGTTCAGAGGTGACTTAGCCCTTTTTAAAAGCGGTATCGAAATCGTAGAGCAAAGGTCGAAGGTACCAGTTGTTGGTGTTGTTCCTTATGTTGATTTGATATTACCTCAAGAAGATTCCACAACTTTAGACCAGTTAAGTAAATATGAAGGAAAAATAGATATATGTGTCGTTGCTTACCCACATATTTCAAACTTCGATGATTTTGATGCTTTGAAAATGGAAAAAAATGTAAGATTGAGATTCGTGAGTAATGTACGAGATTTTGCAAACCCTGATGTGGTTATACTGCCAGGTTCGAAAAATACTATTAGAGATCTAATATGGTTAAAATTGTCTGGTTTTGAGAACGTTTTGAGAAATTATCTAAAAAATGGCGGTAAACTTATCGGTATTTGTGGTGGTTATCAAATGCTTGGAAAAAAAATATACAACCCCCATAAAATTGAAAGCGAGATAAGAGAAATAGACGGGCTTGGATTTTTAAATATTCAAACAACTTTCAAAAACAAAAAAACCACAAGACAAATCTGTGCTAGGATGATTAAAGACATTGGTTTTTTCACAGAAAGTCTTTTAGAAGGTTACGAAATTCATTTAGGACAAACAGAAAATTTGGACGATAATTATATATTTGAAATGCAAATTGATGGCAAATTAGTAAAAGACGGAGCATTCGATACAGATTTTAAAGTGTGGGGAACATACATACATGGTATATTTAACAATGATGATTTTAGGGGAAAATTTCTGCAAAGTTTAGGTATTGAGAAATCAAACATGTCTTACAAAGATTTCCTCGAATCCACACTTGAAAAACTAGCGCAGGTAATCGAAAAAAATGTTGACATTCAAAAAATACTTAACGATGCAAAAATATATTGA